AATTTGACCTGAATCAGGGGTATCAAGGGTTCCGATCACATGAAGCAAAGTGCTTTTTCCAGCTCCTGATGCACCCATAATGCTAGCCATTTGGCCTGTAGGAACTTCTAAACATGTTCCTTTAAGCACTTTAACTGTACCGTAGGACTTTACCAAGTTTTTACAGTATATCATTGTTAATCAAGCATTTGAAATTATTCTCAAAGAAAGGCTCTGATAATTTACTTAAGCCAAGTCTTGCAAATTAAGGGACAAAGATCTAATTTTGCCCTCTTATGTGTAAAATAATATAGTCCTTATATACTTTAAACCGGTTATTCTCTCGTTATTCTGTCATCAAACGAAACCAAAACCAACGGGGGTGACCGTAGAAGCCAAATATGAAGATTTTATTCGTATGTAAAAAATTTCCCTACCCGCCCAAAGATGGGGAATCAATCGCCATTCTTCAAATGAGCCAGGCCTTGGCTTCGAAAGGATGTGAAGTGAGCCTGTTGGCAATGAACACTACCAGGCATCCGTTTAGACACACAGAATCTGTTCCCACTGAGTTAAAGCACTTCAAAACCATTGATGATGTCATGGTGGACAATAAGATTTATTTGTGGGGCGCTTTTAAGAATTTATTCAGTCGCAACTCCTATCACATCTCACGTTTTGTATCCGAGGAGTTTGAAAAGAAACTCAAATTTCTATTGCAAAACAATGAGTATGATATTGTGCAGTTGGAAACACTTTATCTTGCCCCCTACATTGATGCCATAAAGTCCGTGACAAATGCGCCGATTGTAATGAGAGCACATAATATTGAGCATGAAATTTGGGAAAGAATAAGTGAAAACATTCGATTCTTTCCTAAAAAGGTATACCTTCAGTATTTATCAGATAAATTGAAAAAATTCGAAATTGAAAAACTCAATCAATATGACCTGCTTGTAGCAATAACCAATCGGGATCTTGAAATATTTAAAGCTATGGGTTACAAGAATGGATGCCTCTCTTCACCAGTTGGTTACAAAGTAGGTCAACATAATATTGAAGCCAAGGTATTTGAAAATCCGTATCGAATGTCATTTATCGGATCTTTGGATTGGTTGCCCAATTTACAAGGACTCGAATGGTTTTTAGA
This window of the Saprospiraceae bacterium genome carries:
- a CDS encoding glycosyltransferase family 4 protein; this encodes MKILFVCKKFPYPPKDGESIAILQMSQALASKGCEVSLLAMNTTRHPFRHTESVPTELKHFKTIDDVMVDNKIYLWGAFKNLFSRNSYHISRFVSEEFEKKLKFLLQNNEYDIVQLETLYLAPYIDAIKSVTNAPIVMRAHNIEHEIWERISENIRFFPKKVYLQYLSDKLKKFEIEKLNQYDLLVAITNRDLEIFKAMGYKNGCLSSPVGYKVGQHNIEAKVFENPYRMSFIGSLDWLPNLQGLEWFLEEVWPKILKKFPHAEFHFAGRNAPQRLINNTPPRVYYHGEVESSSEFIKQFPLFVVPLRAGSGLRIKILEAMSMGRIVISSSIGLEGILAQHQKQVFIADQPEQYLKALEYIHENKGRLPEISASASQFIQMNFDQDLLADQLMKAYQKALTEAPHA